In the Acidobacteriota bacterium genome, CTGTGTTTCGTAGCGGCCTCGCAAATACACGCCGCTGTTGCCGTTGGGAACGACCTGGAATTCGACGTGGGCTTTGAAGTCTGTGAATTTCTGGTCGCTGATGATGTCGGCGCAGGGCGTTTTGTTCGTCATCACGCCATTTTCCACGCTCCAACAATTCGGATGCGCGTTGTTGCGCAGCTTCCATCCGGTCAGGTCTTTGCCGTTGAACAATTGGATTGGTTTGCCCCAGGTGATGGATTTTGCGGGCGTCAGCGCCGGAGCGCGTTTGGCCGTCCATTGAAGCGTTTTGCCGTTTTCATCCACGACGGTTCCAGCCAGTTGTCCGCCGTTGAGTTTGCCAGTGAAGACCAGGACTTTCGGACCGGCTTCGTATTGTGCGGGGATGGCGACGGTCAATTCGCCGTTGTTGTATTCGGCTTTGGAAGCGTAGCGCATGCTGCCGAAGCGGCCCACGAAACTGGCCATCAATTCGGTTTCCTTGCGCAAGCGGACTTCCAGCCACGAAGGATAGCTGACGCCGTCGGCTCCCTGGACGGTGATGTCCCAGCGTCCAAGCACGGCATCGGCAAAGCCCGGCGCTTGCGCCAGAACAGGAAAAGCGAACGCGCTTAGGCACAAGCCGAGCGCCAAGTGAAGGAAACGGTTTTTCATTTTGTGATCTCCGGGAATTTGAATCTTTGAAAACAAGGCTATGGTACAGCAGAGATGGCGGAGGGAAAACTTGGCGAGTGACTTGAAGAAGGAGATTTTGCGGAAGGTTCATTTTCCAATTGCCATTGTTGATTTGTCATTTGTCACTGCTGAGCTAGTGCAGCAGCAATGACAAATGACAGTAGCAACTGAAAATCCAGGAATTGGTTACAACGTGACAACCCAACGTTCCCGCTTAGCCAATGCGTCGTCCGCCATCGCGTGGCGTTAGCGGAGAGCGCGAAGGAGCGACACCGTTGCGCGCAAAGAGTTCGTTGATTGGTTGCCAATAGCCATCGGCGGCGAAAGGAACGTATTCAAATCCGCGCCCGAACGGATCGTCGTGCAGCGTTTTGGTGTAATCAATCCCCAGCGCCGAATACACAGTGGCGGCGACGTCTTCGTACTGCGCCGGGCGATTGGCCGACCAGCCGGGATCAATCGTGAAGCCGCCCGTGTCGTTGGTTGTGCCGATGGCTCTGCCGCCGACGACTCCCGCGCCCGCAAAGCAAGCGAAATGCTGGAAGAAATGATCGCGGCCATCCTGGTTGGTCAATGGGCCGACGGTACGTCCGAATTCGCCCATCCACACCACCAACGTTTCATCCAGCAATGTTCCGCCGTTGACGCCCGGTGAAGCGGCCAAATCCGTCAGCAATGCCGACAACCCGTCGTCCAACATCGTGCATTGGTTGTACAACCCAGGAACCGTTTGGTTGTCGGTTAAGGCTTTGGCGTAAATGTCCTGATGGTGATCCCATCCGCCCATCTGGATTTGGATGAAGCGCGCGCCTTGATCGGCTTTGACGGCGTTGCGCGCGACGATGCACGAATTGCCGAATGCGCTGTCGCCGTAGCGCTGTTGTTCGTCGGTCGTAAATTTGAAGACGGCATCTACAGCCGGGTCGTACATCATGGATTTGCCGCGTTCGTAAAAACTGCCCATCGTCGTGGCATCGTCGCCGATCAAAGAATTCGTTCGCAGCTTGGAATCAATTGCCGCCAGCGCAGCGTATCGGGCTTCAAATTTCGTTTGGCCGTCGGGATTGGCCAGGCTGCCAAGTCCCGTGGGCGCGGCGGTCACATCAAACGGCGAATACAATCCGCTGAAATATCCCGCGCCGACGACGTTTCCGCCGGTATTCAGCGACATAAAGCCGGG is a window encoding:
- a CDS encoding DUF1080 domain-containing protein, whose amino-acid sequence is MKNRFLHLALGLCLSAFAFPVLAQAPGFADAVLGRWDITVQGADGVSYPSWLEVRLRKETELMASFVGRFGSMRYASKAEYNNGELTVAIPAQYEAGPKVLVFTGKLNGGQLAGTVVDENGKTLQWTAKRAPALTPAKSITWGKPIQLFNGKDLTGWKLRNNAHPNCWSVENGVMTNKTPCADIISDQKFTDFKAHVEFQVVPNGNSGVYLRGRYETQISDGYQQAIDSLRMGAIYGWLKPAVDAAKKPGEWQALDITLIGRKVTVVFNGQTIIDNETIPGITGGALDSDEASPGPLMLQGDHTKVIYRKVEITPAK
- a CDS encoding DUF1501 domain-containing protein, producing MTKKYYRELNEVDAPRGITSPLTGPALGRREFFKLTGAGISGMFLASALKSDAVAATAASPTLINQARNCIFVLMTGAPSNSDTFDLKTGSWTPSDFNPTTYNGVSFPQGLMPKLAAQFNKFAIMRSMRAPALVHPLQQTWAQIARSPSSALGKIAPNLGSVVASEFESKRTASQKLPGFMSLNTGGNVVGAGYFSGLYSPFDVTAAPTGLGSLANPDGQTKFEARYAALAAIDSKLRTNSLIGDDATTMGSFYERGKSMMYDPAVDAVFKFTTDEQQRYGDSAFGNSCIVARNAVKADQGARFIQIQMGGWDHHQDIYAKALTDNQTVPGLYNQCTMLDDGLSALLTDLAASPGVNGGTLLDETLVVWMGEFGRTVGPLTNQDGRDHFFQHFACFAGAGVVGGRAIGTTNDTGGFTIDPGWSANRPAQYEDVAATVYSALGIDYTKTLHDDPFGRGFEYVPFAADGYWQPINELFARNGVAPSRSPLTPRDGGRRIG